The proteins below are encoded in one region of Apium graveolens cultivar Ventura chromosome 4, ASM990537v1, whole genome shotgun sequence:
- the LOC141720734 gene encoding scarecrow-like protein 8, with product MSSGFSGRYPDLYNSGGINGRSVTNLSNSQGQYRPPLTSDRASLLQRRSDLIGKRSLADFQQQFQHQHQQQQLGLYLRNVKQRVNYNYQQHASPISTLSPPVDFSGNSLSPEFSAVSSNLSPSSMYGLPVLQQLRRPAGIPVISDVGVNTEENKMMNRLQELEKELLNDNDDDQNDVVSALTNSEWSETIQNLIGSGHKNNISPSPTSSASSCSSSSVSPPTCAKQSLVEAASAISDGKDDVALDILTRLIKLGGTRGTSEQRLVTYLAHALLSRVNSTQCPTELYSNEHLESVQMLYEMSPCFKLGFIAANLAILEEIVSDSSEVKLHVVDFDIGQGRQYLHLLHTLAAKMKNENKMVSLKITAMVDHSGSSSGMVSVRDGLIAVANRVGVNFTFNAMDSNLFKLTSDAIGVQNDEVLVVNLAFKLFKLPDESVTTENLRDSLLHNVKAMSPNLVTVVEQDMNCNTAPFEPRVNEVLKYYGAFFDSLDATLSRDNVDRTRIEEGLSRKMCNSVACEGRDRVERCEVFGKWRARMGMAGFEAKKMNQKLVDSLRVKVNSGTRGNPGFTVSEEAGGVGFGWMGRTLCVASAWR from the coding sequence AAACGCTCCCTCGCTGATTTTCAACAGCAGTTTCAACATCAACATCAGCAACAACAGCTCGGTCTTTATTTACGGAACGTGAAGCAGAGGGTCAATTATAATTATCAGCAACATGCATCGCCGATATCCACGCTCTCGCCGCCGGTTGATTTTTCCGGTAACTCTCTCTCGCCTGAATTTTCAGCAGTTTCTTCCAATTTGTCACCGTCGTCGATGTATGGATTGCCGGTTTTGCAACAACTCCGGCGACCGGCAGGCATTCCGGTAATTTCGGACGTGGGCGTGAATACCGAGGAGAATAAGATGATGAATCGGTTACAGGAGCTTGAGAAGGAGTTGTTAAACGATAACGATGACGATCAGAACGATGTCGTTTCAGCTTTAACTAACAGCGAGTGGTCCGAGACGATCCAAAATCTGATCGGGTCGGGTCATAAGAATAACATTTCGCCTTCTCCTACGTCATCAGCTTCTTCGTGCTCATCTTCCTCAGTTTCTCCGCCAACTTGTGCCAAACAGTCCCTGGTTGAAGCTGCGTCAGCAATCTCGGACGGCAAAGACGATGTCGCTTTGGACATTCTAACGCGCTTGATAAAACTAGGCGGCACTAGAGGAACCTCGGAACAGAGATTAGTGACTTACTTGGCGCACGCGCTGTTGTCGCGCGTGAACTCAACTCAATGTCCAACAGAATTATATTCGAATGAACATTTGGAATCGGTTCAAATGCTGTACGAAATGTCGCCATGTTTTAAACTCGGGTTCATTGCAGCAAATTTAGCAATACTCGAAGAAATCGTATCGGATTCTAGTGAAGTTAAACTTCACGTTGTTGATTTTGATATTGGACAAGGTCGACAATACTTACACTTGCTCCACACGCTAGCTGCTAAGATGAAAAATGAGAATAAAATGGTTTCGTTGAAGATAACGGCCATGGTTGATCATAGCGGTTCATCATCGGGAATGGTTAGCGTTAGAGATGGACTCATTGCGGTTGCTAATCGAGTTGGAGTCAATTTCACGTTTAACGCAATGGATTCAAATTTATTCAAATTGACTTCAGATGCAATCGGTGTTCAAAATGATGAAGTTTTGGTTGTTAATCTTGCATTCAAGCTGTTTAAGTTACCAGACGAGAGTGTGACAACGGAGAATTTAAGAGATTCATTGCTTCACAATGTAAAGGCGATGTCACCGAATTTAGTAACGGTTGTGGAGCAGGATATGAACTGCAATACGGCACCGTTTGAACCGCGAGTGAATGAGGTTTTGAAATATTATGGAGCGTTTTTTGACTCACTTGACGCGACGTTGAGCAGGGATAATGTGGATCGTACAAGGATAGAGGAAGGGCTGAGTCGAAAGATGTGTAACTCGGTGGCGTGTGAGGGTAGAGACCGAGTTGAAAGATGCGAAGTGTTCGGCAAGTGGAGGGCCAGGATGGGAATGGCAGGGTTTGAGGCCAAGAAAATGAATCAAAAACTGGTTGACTCGCTCCGAGTTAAGGTTAATTCAGGGACACGTGGCAACCCTGGATTTACGGTTAGTGAAGAAGCTGGTGGGGTGGGTTTTGGGTGGATGGGACGCACACTCTGTGTCGCGTCGGCATGGAGATAA